One Prolixibacteraceae bacterium DNA segment encodes these proteins:
- a CDS encoding SPOR domain-containing protein, producing the protein MKRQILLFFLITTVIASNMSKTFAQETKKEEKPQKKEAKLTKHRIEKAWTIEAGGGVSTFFKENMGSNIDYKSIAPIGHFAVNRAINDIFILGLEGNYGMILGQEVQPTVIDGRFNMLINFSNWANKDVVDSRFTFYGKIGGGINYLQNQTLPALEKNWAIAGGAGIIVDYNMSKHFALRLHADGNIMKRQYYTGGSDKDYNFNRMPIYLNAGLSLAYKFNFAKDKEQKMKKLIRSQNKEFFRKDVHEFDIKTKESIGQGEECLVEVNVIKGDFKADAKLEIELLPGIMGYNEKTGKYDLETIKIVDDNMTAKDTIHYLFKLKATQKFDRGLYVMGTYSYINKHKKRQKVKIESAVYKSSKWEFRVQLAAFSQIPFTNETAHKYFRIDAEIIDEDTNGVTKFLIGRFKSYAKAKSYCKKIQEDTTIQDAFVVGYKDGIRIKSLKGHHFGSYK; encoded by the coding sequence ATGAAAAGACAAATACTACTTTTTTTTCTGATTACGACGGTTATTGCATCCAATATGAGTAAAACTTTTGCTCAAGAGACAAAAAAAGAGGAGAAGCCACAGAAGAAAGAGGCCAAACTCACCAAACATCGCATTGAAAAAGCATGGACTATTGAAGCCGGAGGCGGTGTATCGACATTTTTTAAAGAGAATATGGGATCAAATATAGACTATAAGAGCATCGCACCGATAGGTCATTTTGCGGTGAATAGAGCTATTAACGACATCTTCATTCTAGGATTAGAAGGAAACTATGGCATGATTTTAGGGCAAGAAGTACAACCAACAGTTATCGATGGTCGATTTAATATGCTGATAAATTTCTCAAACTGGGCCAACAAAGATGTTGTGGACTCTCGCTTTACATTCTATGGTAAAATCGGAGGTGGTATCAATTACTTACAAAATCAAACATTACCAGCACTAGAAAAAAACTGGGCTATTGCTGGAGGAGCAGGTATAATTGTGGATTACAATATGTCTAAACATTTCGCCCTTAGACTCCATGCCGATGGAAACATTATGAAGCGTCAATATTACACAGGAGGAAGCGACAAAGATTACAATTTTAATCGTATGCCAATATACCTAAATGCAGGTCTAAGCCTTGCTTATAAATTTAATTTTGCCAAGGATAAAGAGCAGAAGATGAAGAAGCTTATTCGAAGTCAGAATAAAGAGTTCTTCCGAAAAGATGTTCATGAGTTTGATATCAAAACCAAAGAGAGTATTGGGCAAGGAGAAGAGTGTTTGGTAGAGGTTAACGTAATCAAAGGAGACTTCAAAGCAGATGCGAAACTTGAAATTGAACTACTTCCTGGTATCATGGGCTATAATGAAAAAACTGGCAAATACGATCTAGAGACAATAAAGATTGTGGATGATAACATGACAGCCAAAGATACGATACATTATCTATTCAAGTTAAAAGCCACACAAAAGTTTGATCGTGGTCTATATGTGATGGGTACCTATTCATATATAAACAAGCATAAGAAAAGACAAAAGGTCAAAATAGAGTCGGCGGTTTATAAATCTAGTAAATGGGAATTTAGAGTACAGCTAGCTGCTTTCAGTCAAATACCATTTACAAATGAAACTGCTCATAAATATTTCCGTATTGATGCAGAAATTATTGACGAAGACACTAATGGAGTCACAAAATTCCTGATAGGAAGATTTAAGTCATACGCAAAAGCGAAGTCATATTGCAAAAAAATACAAGAAGACACCACTATTCAAGATGCATTCGTTGTTGGCTACAAAGATGGGATAAGAATAAAATCCCTCAAAGGACACCATTTCGGAAGTTATAAATAG
- a CDS encoding RNA methyltransferase — translation MENYKYVAKTFAGLEGVLAKELIDLGASNVEEQRRAVSFEGDKEMLYRANYCCRTALRILRPIYEFDVQSRDSLYEEASKVDWTQYLTLGKTFALDSVVTSDLFANSMFVSLRVKDAIVDQFRKKYKKRPSVDPENPDIKVHVHLMGNKCSLSLDSSGEALYRRGYRIGQNDAPLSEVLAAGMILLSDWDQNSAFVDPMCGSGTLLIEAAMIAYGIPPGVYRSSFGFENWPDFDADAFENVYDADYEKEFDYPILGSDVHPGTLKIAEKNIRNANLFKCIHLKHKDIRELKCLVDGGTIITNPPYGERMKPQNIENLYRSIGDTLKKEFTGYDAWILSSSKEGFKSVGLRTSQKIKLFNGSLECSFNHYELYEGSKKRPSEYLEEEDN, via the coding sequence GTGGAAAACTACAAATACGTAGCCAAAACATTCGCTGGTTTAGAAGGAGTGTTGGCAAAAGAGTTAATCGATCTAGGAGCTTCTAATGTTGAAGAACAAAGAAGAGCAGTTAGTTTCGAGGGGGATAAAGAGATGTTGTATCGTGCAAACTATTGTTGTAGAACAGCTTTAAGAATCCTGAGACCAATTTATGAGTTTGATGTGCAGAGCAGAGACTCTTTATATGAAGAAGCATCAAAAGTAGATTGGACGCAATATCTAACTTTAGGTAAGACATTTGCTTTAGATTCAGTTGTTACCTCTGATTTATTTGCTAATTCCATGTTTGTTTCTTTACGTGTTAAAGATGCTATTGTGGATCAGTTTAGAAAGAAGTACAAGAAAAGACCTTCTGTTGATCCAGAAAATCCTGATATTAAAGTTCATGTGCACTTGATGGGTAATAAGTGTTCTCTTTCTTTAGATAGTTCAGGAGAGGCTCTTTATCGTCGTGGATATAGAATCGGACAGAATGATGCTCCTCTAAGTGAAGTATTAGCTGCTGGTATGATTCTACTTAGTGATTGGGATCAAAATAGTGCTTTTGTAGACCCTATGTGTGGTTCTGGTACGCTTCTTATTGAGGCTGCGATGATTGCTTATGGTATTCCTCCTGGGGTTTATAGATCAAGCTTTGGTTTTGAAAACTGGCCTGATTTTGATGCCGATGCATTTGAGAATGTATACGATGCGGACTATGAAAAGGAGTTCGATTATCCTATTCTTGGTTCTGATGTTCATCCTGGTACACTTAAAATTGCAGAGAAGAATATTAGAAATGCAAACTTATTTAAGTGTATTCACCTAAAACATAAGGATATTCGTGAATTGAAGTGTCTGGTTGATGGCGGTACAATCATTACAAATCCTCCTTATGGAGAGCGTATGAAACCTCAAAATATTGAGAATCTTTATCGTTCTATTGGAGATACTCTTAAGAAAGAGTTTACTGGTTATGATGCTTGGATTCTATCTTCTTCTAAAGAAGGATTTAAGAGTGTTGGTTTAAGAACTAGCCAAAAGATCAAACTTTTTAATGGTTCTTTAGAGTGTAGTTTCAATCACTATGAGCTTTATGAAGGATCGAAGAAACGTCCTTCAGAGTATCTAGAGGAAGAAGATAATTAA
- a CDS encoding serine acetyltransferase — MDTNDVKKRFDYVVNSLSSPTSYGQVCHEHYDNEPLPSIDVLKEIVEKVRQLIFPGFYGFIPLNTNTLKYYTGLLVDQVYESLVDQVLAGLCFSCNQKRSMSLLSERQKKSKDITIRFIESIPYLREMLSKDVEAAFLNDPAASHRGEVVFSYPSIKAICNYRIANKLYQLGVPMIPRIISELAHSETGIDIHPLANIGESFSIDHGTGVVVGSTCIIGDRVQLFQGVTLGAKSFPLDENGNPIKGVPRHPIVEDDVVIYSNATILGRITVGHHATIGGNVWVTEDVMPYGRVIQGRSRIEKFNDGGGI, encoded by the coding sequence ATGGATACGAATGATGTAAAGAAGAGGTTTGATTACGTCGTTAATTCTCTTTCATCTCCAACATCTTATGGACAAGTTTGTCACGAACATTATGACAATGAACCTCTGCCAAGTATAGATGTTTTAAAGGAGATAGTTGAGAAAGTAAGGCAGTTAATTTTTCCAGGTTTTTATGGTTTTATACCTTTAAATACTAATACTCTAAAATATTACACAGGACTACTTGTTGATCAGGTTTATGAATCCTTAGTAGATCAAGTTCTGGCAGGATTGTGTTTTTCTTGCAATCAAAAAAGGTCTATGTCCCTTTTAAGCGAACGTCAAAAAAAAAGTAAAGATATTACGATTCGATTTATTGAGTCCATTCCTTATCTACGAGAAATGTTGTCAAAAGATGTGGAGGCTGCATTCCTAAACGACCCCGCAGCATCACATCGAGGTGAGGTGGTGTTTAGTTATCCTTCTATAAAGGCTATCTGTAACTATAGAATCGCCAATAAACTGTATCAATTAGGAGTGCCAATGATTCCTCGAATTATATCTGAACTTGCTCACTCTGAGACTGGAATAGATATACATCCACTTGCCAATATTGGAGAGTCATTCTCTATTGATCATGGAACAGGGGTAGTAGTGGGTTCGACATGTATTATTGGTGATAGAGTTCAATTGTTTCAAGGGGTTACTCTAGGTGCTAAGAGTTTCCCATTGGATGAGAATGGCAATCCGATAAAAGGTGTGCCTCGTCATCCAATAGTTGAAGATGATGTGGTAATATATTCAAATGCAACGATTTTGGGGCGTATTACAGTCGGACATCACGCTACTATTGGGGGGAATGTTTGGGTCACGGAAGATGTAATGCCTTATGGTCGAGTAATACAAGGAAGATCAAGAATTGAAAAATTTAATGATGGAGGAGGAATTTGA
- a CDS encoding ATP-binding protein: MLRVVVTGAESVGKSTISEMLAKYFQGTNIPEYARTYVEEHGYTYQYDDVVAIAKYQVEEDLEIEQLSDSIVFYDSWLIITKVWLFEMYKQMPDFVDAHIADHKADLYLLLTPDLPWVEDPVRENGGEMRWKLHQKYKEELEHYQCNYVEVSEVGEDRFLRAKSEVEKLLRINTD, translated from the coding sequence ATGCTTAGAGTGGTCGTAACTGGTGCAGAATCTGTTGGCAAATCGACGATATCAGAAATGCTAGCTAAATACTTTCAAGGGACTAATATTCCAGAGTATGCTCGAACTTATGTTGAGGAACATGGCTATACTTACCAGTATGATGATGTAGTGGCCATTGCAAAATATCAAGTAGAAGAGGACCTAGAGATCGAACAACTTTCGGATTCTATTGTATTCTATGATAGTTGGTTGATAATAACGAAGGTATGGCTTTTTGAGATGTATAAACAAATGCCTGATTTTGTAGATGCTCATATTGCTGACCATAAGGCTGATCTGTATCTTCTTTTGACTCCTGATCTTCCTTGGGTAGAGGATCCTGTTAGAGAGAATGGAGGGGAGATGAGATGGAAACTACATCAAAAATATAAAGAGGAGCTAGAGCATTACCAATGTAATTACGTGGAGGTCTCTGAAGTGGGTGAAGATCGATTTCTTCGTGCTAAAAGTGAAGTAGAAAAATTATTACGGATTAATACGGACTAG